A genomic stretch from Arachis stenosperma cultivar V10309 chromosome 3, arast.V10309.gnm1.PFL2, whole genome shotgun sequence includes:
- the LOC130968857 gene encoding GDSL esterase/lipase EXL3-like encodes MAVFVNNNNGLMVRLSLIVLLALWQTTSALVKLPPNVTVPAVIAFGDSIVDPGNNNDIKTLVKCNFPPYGKDFQGGNPTGRFCNGKIPTDLLVEEMNIKQTLPAYLDPNLQPSDLVTGVCFASGASGYDPLTPKIASVISLSEQLEMFKEYIGKLKQIVGEERTNFILENSLYLVVAGSDDIANTYFVARVRQLQYDIPAYTDLMVNSASNFVKEIYALGARRIGVLSAPPIGCVPSQRTLAGGLARECAEDYNYAAKLFNSKLSKELDSLNRNSPNSRIVYIDVYNPLLDIILNYQNYGYKVVDRGCCGTGKLEVAVLCNPLDATCLDASEYVFWDSYHPTESVYRLLIRQVLDKYVEQLI; translated from the exons ATGGCTGTTTTTGTGAACAATAATAATGGCTTAATGGTCCGTTTGAGTTTGATAGTATTGTTAGCTTTGTGGCAGACGACGAGTGCGTTGGTGAAATTGCCACCAAATGTTACAGTTCCTGCGGTGATAGCTTTTGGAGATTCGATAGTAGACCCTGGCAACAACAACGACATTAAGACACTCGTCAAATGCAATTTCCCTCCGTACGGAAAGGATTTTcagggaggcaacccaactggTCGTTTTTGCAACGGAAAAATTCCTACCGACCTTCTTG TTGAAGAAATGAATATTAAGCAAACTTTGCCCGCATATTTGGATCCAAATCTACAACCAAGTGACCTTGTTACGGGAGTGTGCTTTGCTTCAGGTGCCTCTGGATACGATCCCTTGACGCCAAAAATAGcg tcAGTGATATCACTGTCGGAGCAACTAGAGATGTTCAAAGAGTACATAGGAAAGCTTAAACAGATAGTTGGAGAAGAAAGAACAAATTTCATTCTAGAAAACAGTCTTTACCTTGTAGTGGCAGGAAGTGACGATATTGCCAATACCTATTTCGTTGCTCGCGTTAGACAACTCCAGTATGATATTCCTGCTTACACTGACCTTATGGTCAATTCAGCCTCTAATTTCGTGAAG GAGATATATGCACTTGGAGCGCGGAGAATTGGGGTACTGAGTGCACCACCGATTGGGTGTGTGCCTTCACAGAGAACTTTAGCTGGAGGCTTAGCAAGAGAGTGTGCTGAAGATTACAATTACGCGGCAAAATTATTTAACTCTAAACTGTCAAAAGAATTGGATTCTCTTAATCGCAACTCACCCAATAGTAGGATCGTTTACATTGATGTTTACAACCCCCTTCTTGATATCATTCTCAACTACCAAAATTATG GTTATAAAGTTGTGGACAGAGGTTGCTGTGGAACAGGGAAACTAGAGGTTGCAGTGTTGTGCAACCCTTTGGATGCCACTTGTCTAGATGCTTCAGAATATGTTTTTTGGGATAGTTATCATCCAACTGAATCAGTGTACAGACTCCTAATACGACAAGTTCTTGATAAATACGTCGAACAATTGATATAA
- the LOC130966237 gene encoding GDSL esterase/lipase EXL3-like: MEALQCRNNNNSNTNKIIVVFLSYWVLLLGVYCYRADGIIKMPRNATVTGMILFGDSIVDTGNNNEVATLAKCNFLPYGRDFLGGKPTGRFSNGKVPTDFMAEELGIKMPIPSYMSVSLPAADLLTGVNFASGGSGYDPLSPKLLSVIPLSEQLEQFKEYIGKLKANFGEERTNFILSKSVVLVVASSNDISNSYFATGIRKAQYDINSYTDMLVQIASSFIMEIYKLGARRIGVFNAPPIGCLPFQRTLFGGTERKCSQEVNDASKLFNAKLSSVMNSLRHSLTQAKLVDMDVYNPLLHIIENPSEYGFEVVDRGCCGTGTVEAAILCNPLDLQICNDDSKYVFWDSFHPTQRTYQILVSQVLNKYVNNF, translated from the exons ATGGAGGCACTACAGTGCAGGaacaataataatagtaatactAATAAGATTATTGTGGTGTTTCTTTCttattgggttttgttgctGGGTGTTTATTGTTACAGAGCAGATGGTATAATTAAGATGCCAAGGAACGCAACGGTGACAGGAATGATATTATTTGGTGACTCAATAGTGGACACAGGAAATAACAATGAGGTAGCAACATTGGCTAAGTGCAATTTCCTTCCATATGGAAGGGACTTTCTTGGCGGGAAACCAACGGGAAGGTTCTCCAATGGCAAAGTCCCAACTGACTTTATGG CCGAAGAGTTGGGAATAAAAATGCCGATACCATCGTATATGTCTGTAAGTTTGCCGGCCGCAGATCTTCTTACCGGAGTCAACTTTGCTTCCGGTGGCTCTGGTTACGATCCTTTGTCTCCAAAACTTCTG TCTGTGATACCATTATCCGAGCAACTGGAGCAATTCAAAGAGTACATTGGAAAACTGAAAGCAAATTTTGGAGAGGAAAGAACCAACTTCATCTTGTCAAAAAGTGTAGTACTTGTGGTAGCCAGCAGCAACGACATTTCCAACTCTTATTTCGCAACAGGAATCAGGAAAGCGCAATATGATATTAACTCCTACACTGATATGTTGGTCCAAATTGCCTCTTCTTTCATTATG GAAATATATAAGTTGGGAGCAAGAAGAATCGGAGTATTTAATGCACCCCCAATAGGATGCTTGCCATTTCAGCGAACTCTATTTGGAGGTACAGAGAGAAAGTGCTCGCAGGAAGTCAACGATGCATCAAAGTTGTTCAATGCTAAATTATCTTCAGTCATGAACTCCCTGAGACATAGTCTCACTCAAGCCAAGCTGGTAGATATGGATGTTTACAATCCTTTGCTTCATATTATTGAAAATCCGTCCGAATATG GGTTTGAAGTTGTGGACAGGGGATGCTGTGGCACGGGGACCGTAGAGGCGGCTATACTATGTAACCCTTTGGATCTGCAAATCTGCAATGACGATTCTAAATATGTATTTTGGGACAGTTTTCATCCCACACAAAGGACCTACCAgattcttgtgagtcaagtcctAAATAAATATGTAAACAACTTTTGA